The region GTGGTAGATGAAAACAATGATGGTGATGACACTGACCAGGTATTACTTGAGTGTGAGGACTGACTAACATAAATATCAGCACAGCGAGAAGAGGAAGGAgttcaactttaaccccttagtgacggagccaatttgcagcttaatgaaatggccaatatttacaattcagaccactgtctctttatgaggttataactctagaacactttagcgcaggggtcaggaacctttttggctaagagagccgtaaacgccacatattttgaaatataattccgcgagagccgtacaatatgtttaaagggccattgacagatcaatcgctccaatgttcacttagtacagcaaggaatgctcctccctactgtataaagccacaactggactgaaacaatggtaattagcagtaaaaaaattaaataaataacttacattgtgagcttgcgatgcatgacatcagtccagcagtctggcttcttctttttcctgcgcatgactggaagctggcattcttcccacctgatgttgagagaatgccagctttgaggcattcacagaagaaagaagctggaatgttggacatgtcacacaacgcattgtcagttatgtcaattatctattttattattttacagcgaattattgtttaggtccagcggtggcttagtgcagcagagaggaacactcctttgtgtactaagtgaccgctggagcaattgtatctgtcagtggcccttttaaaagtgttggtcttacagaaaatgaacaaaaaagagaggctcaaacccatagggaactaaagcatttactacttaaagtggtacatacaagcaggcacacccagcgtaaTAAATAATTGAACTTTATTAAATAGTCtcactgtacataaagtgcacacATTGACTTGTATTTAATTTTAAAGAACAACAAATCTCCGAACTCTTTTTTTTATAACATAATAACGTTTTAATGCTGTTGCTAACCAACGATGAATAGAATACTTCCTACCATTAATGTGACTTCTGGTGCTGCATGGATTTGCTGATGGCTTTGTAATCTGGTTCATACGTGGTGAGGTTTAGCTTCATGCAGGCGTTGAGACTTCCATCCGTTAAACGTGAACGTATGTTAGTCTTGATGTGCTTTAGATGTGAGAAAGACTGCTCGCATGCATAGGTAGAGCCAAACATTGTCAGTACAGCAATACCCACACGCTGCAGTGTTTGGTATGTGACAGGAAGTGCATTCCAAGTTTTGACAATCAGCTGGTCTGCATGTTGGAGTTGTTTCATTTCTCTCCACTTGTGTTTGCTTGCCAACTCTGCTTGCTGTCGTGCAAGTTTTTCCAAATCTTCATTAAGTGATTTAAACTTATTCACCCACATGTCTGAAGCCTTCAGGTCAGCAGCTTGTAGCTCAAAATCTCTGATGGAGACACCAGGGATATAACTCAGGTCAGTGCTGTCCAGTGCACACTCATGTGGATGAGTGATGAACTTAAAAAGACGAGTGTGCTCACGAAATTCTCCAAAGCGCGCTTTGAATGATTGCAGGAGATTGGATGTAAAGCCTGCTAGCTGCTGAATATCAAGATGTTGTGCAGGGTCATTTGCTGTGCATGCATCTTTAAACTCTCCCAGTTTTTCAAAGTGTATTAAACGACCTGTTTCAATGTCTGCGATAAACAGTTCCAGCTTATTTTCAAATGCAAACACAGCTTGTTGAAGCGATAAAACTGTATTACCAACGCCTTGCATTTTCACATTGAGCTGGTTCAGATGTTCAGTCATATCTACAAGATAGAAGAACTTCAGGAGCCACTCAGTGTTGGACAACTCAGGATGGTCAACGTTTTTCATTTCAAGAAAAGTTCGTATTTCACTCAGACAAGCTGCGAAACGGCTGAGCACCTTCCCTCTTGACAGCCAGCGCACGTTGCTGTGCAGAAGCAGACCAGGATAATTATTCCCAACTTCATCCAGGAGTGTTTTAAACTGGCGATCATTTAAAGCACGGGCAACAATAAAGTTGACCACCTGAATGACAAGTGACATCACCTCACCAAGCTGCTCACCAAACATCTGAGCACAAAGTGCCTCCTGATGTAGGATGCAGTGAAAACTAAGGATAGGTCTTTTTTCATGTTCACGAAGAAGCGCTACAAATCCTTTGTTTTTTCCTACCATGCATGGAGCACCATCAGTACACACTGAAATAAGTTTATGCATTGGTAGATTTTTTTCTTTAGTGAACTCAGTGAATGACTTGAACAAATCATCCCCTCTTGTTGTCCCTTTCAGAGGCAAAACAGCAAGACTTTCCTCATGTAACGTGTCACCGACAGCATATCTTGCAATGATGCTGAACTGAGATATATGGCTTACGTCAGTTGATTCATCCAAAGCAAGAGAAAAGAACAGAGCTGTATTTATGTCCTTCACTTGGGATGCCTCAATCTGATTTGCCATCATGATGGCACGGTCATGAACTGTTCTTGCTGACAGAGGCATGTCTTTTATCCGTTTGATAATCTTGGCTTTATccggaaaatcatcaaaaagttcattggcAACATCAAGCATAAATGTTTTGGCATACTCCCCATCTGTGAATGGTTTTCCATTTCTGACAATTGCCAAAGCACCAACAAAGCTAGCCGAATTTAAGTCACCTTGTTGGGTCCAAACTCGAAGTTGCTGCTGACTAGCTTGCACTTTGCACAGCAGCTCTTGACAGGCTTTCTTCCTGCTGTCCCCTGCAGGATATTTCGATGCAAATGAAGCATGGCGTGTGTCAAAGTGGCGCTTTATATTTGACCACTTCATGGATGCAATTTTATCATTGCATATAAGACAAACTGGTGAACCTGCTCTCTCCACAAAGGCAAATTCGTCTGTCCACTCCTGCTGAAAAGTACGATACTCCTCATCCTTCTTTCTTTTAGCCATCTTCTTCAATAAAGGGCAGTACTGTGGGGGTGAATAGAAGGCTCTGAGTCATTATTTCTTTAATTTGTGGATTTGTCTGCAAGCAGGGCCAACTCCAGGTTTCTTTTGGTCCTTGTGCTATAGAACTTTAGTAGACCTCTAGAAGAGCTGTCTTCTTTTCGTCACGGGTTagtcgggtgctgacgccggccgtgTTCAGCTGTCACTTTCAATACCCCAGCATGGCCCACCATATGGGTAAGATGTCAGCTGTAGGGATACCTACTACACCCCAGTAGCCCCCCCCCATCCAGTGACTACAGGTGGTGTGCCCTTACCCATACCTATTACACCCAGTGACTACAAGCAACATCACCCACCCCTGCCCACGTACCTATTACATTCAAAACATCATAATTTTATCTAATAAAGCCCCATTTGTGTTTAGATATTTTCTTACCTCAAATTTTATCCTTGGGGGGAGTCTGCAATTTGATTGAAGGTCGCTTCTTCTCAACTTAGTGTTCTTCACCAATATGGCACAGATAGCTTCACAACTTCCAGTCTTTCCGAGGAAAAAACAGTCACTGAGCAAAGAAGAGACACTGTGACAGGAACAGTCAAAACTCCTCTTCTGGGACATAAATCTGAGGTCAGAACAATAGGTAAAGGGGCTTTATTAGCTAAAAGGAGCAAGTACTTCAGCAGTGAATGTAGCTCATTGCTGAACTAATAACTCTGTTTTTGTATCAAAGTGACATTCATTTTAATTTAACACAGCTTATCTTGATCACTTTATTGAGAGTTTGTCACACAAGCTTATTGTTTCTCAAATTTTCCCATATATAGAATAACCCACATTCACACAGAGTAATACAGCACAGAAAATTGCACTCCTCAGTGCTGCCTGCGTGAGGCTAGAAGCACAAGGGCTGTGTATACTGCCCAATTTCAGTCCAGAAATGCTGCAGCATTCCTCCTGCCACTGAGCTCCTATTGACATAAAGACCCTGACAATAAATGTTGCAGGTCTGCGCTGACCTCCTGTTATGCTCAAGAGGAGCTCAATGGGAGCCCACAGGACTCGCAGAAGCATTTCTGCACTCAAATTGGGCAGTATACACAGCCCATGTTCAtcgcgccaacactgaagaatgaagtaCAATTTTCAGTGCTTCATTCCTCAGTGTGAATAGGAGCCTAAGTGTGCCAAAAATCTAGTTTCTCTGAGAATAAGACAGTCTTATATTACTGTCACCCAAAAACGTGGGGTGTCTTAGAAAACACCTGGTGGAAGCGGTGGGCTTCTAACAGTAGAGGACCACCACTGATGTCACAGTCCCATCACTGCTATCCGCTGCCTGTATACCGCTGCCTGGAATAGTGTAGGCTGCAGCGCTGGCTGTGATAGGATTGTGCAAGATGTCACATCCTATCACCTCCACCGCAATCCTGGAAAGCACAGGGGTATCACTGCCTTAAGTGCTGTATACAGGCATCAGTTAGCGGTGATTGGCCTGTGACACTATTAGGCTATTATAATTACTATTATAATGTTCACCTTCAAAGCAGCAGCACAGCCAGGGGTTTCTGGAACGTCCAAGGGAGACACAAGGGAGGAGGCAGATGCCGCTTCACTAGGGGACGCAGGTGCGTGCTTGCAGACGGCGCGGCTATGCAGGGagttatgggaaatgtagtccatgctccctgccgctcaccactgccaccaatgcttatcaggccatcaaagaactaccaatatcagcgtgcaccgcggcctgatggagcgcggtgcatgcatccttcccatagacaggtaggagccctgtctgcgagccagatacggccatcaaaagagccatatctggctcgcgagccataggttcccgacccctgctttagcggatccctctgattctgagaatgtttttttcgtgacatattgtacttcatgttagtgataacatttcttcgatattattgcatttatttatgacaaaaacggaaatatggcaaaaaatttaaaattttgcaattttctaactttgaatttttatgcccttaaatcagagagatatgttacacaaaatagttaataaataacatttccaacatgtctactttgtatcagcacaattttggaaacaaattttatttttgttaggaagttataaggggtaaaagttgaccagcgatttctcattttccaacaaaatttacaaaaccatttttacaacacatttttttttagggaccaattgacatttgaagtcactttgaggggtgtacatgacagaaaatacccaaaagttaaacccttctaaaaactgcacccctcacggtgctcaaaaccacattgaagaagtttattaaccctttatgtgcttcacaggaactgaagcaaagtggaaggaaaaaattaacatttaactctttacaaaaattttacttcagactcgtttttttattttcagtataaaaagagaaaatgaaccacaatatttgttgtgcaatttctgcttaatacatcgataccccatatgtgggggtgaaccactgtttgtgcgcatggcagagcttggaagagaaggagcgccatttgactttttcaatgcacaattcgctagaattgagattggacgccatgtcgcatctggagagtccctgatatgcctaaacattagaaaccccccataagtgacaccattttggaaactagaccccttaaggaacttatccagatgtgtgatgagcactttgaactcctaagtgcttcacagaagtttataacgtagaaccgtgaaaataaaaaatcatattttttccacaaaaattattttttcaccccaaaatttttactttcacaagagtaacaggagaaattgaaccccaaaagttgttgtccaatttgttctgagtatgttgatgccccatatgtggggtaaaccactgtttgggtgtacggcagagctcagaattgagggagcaccatttgactttttaatcgcaaaattggctggaatcaatggtggcaccatgtcgcatttggagaccccctgatgtacctaaacagtggacaccccccaattctaactccaaccctaaccccaacacactcctaactctaatcccaaccctaaccataacagtaatcacaaccctaacaccaacacacccctatccctaatcccaaccctaaccataaccctaatcacaaccctaaccccaacacacccctaaccataatcacaaccctaaccctaatccaaaccctaatccaaaccctaatcccaaccctaatcctaactctaaccctaatcccaaccctaatctcaacacacccctaaccctaatgccagccctaaccataaccctaaccacaaacctaaccctattccaaaccctaaccctaatcccaaccctaaccctaatcccaaccctaaacctaatcccaaccctaatcccaaccctaaccctaatcccaaccataaacccaaccctaatcccaaccctaatcctaattccaaccctaatcccaaccctaatcctaacgctaatcccaactctaatcctaactttagccccaaccctaaccctaactttagcctaactcactttagcccaactgtagccctattgggaaaatggaaatatattttcttcattttattatttttccctaagtaagggggtgataatggaggggttaatttactattttttattttgatctctgtgatagggtctataaaaagtgaacaaaatgaaccaataggaaaaatattCCTGTTGTTGCTGGGTGCTTGCAGGCAGATATCGTCAGGCGCACTgcacactgtgcatgcgcctgccattttcttactggaagacACCAGAGGCCGtgcggggaagcaggaggacccagggacacctggAGAcaccgcccaagtgcttcacagaagtttacaatgcagagccgtgaaaataaaaaatatttttttccacaaacatgattttttagctctcaattttatattttcccaaaggataacaggagaaattgaacatcaaaagttgttgtctaatttgtcctgagtacgttgatgccccataagtggtgtaaaccactgtttgggcatacggcagagctcagaagggagggagcatcatttgactttttgaacacaaaattggctggaatcaatggtggcgccaaagccacgaaatttgtctcgatcaccattaaatctgaatgaggcaacataggtgggctagctggtggcggttgcccagagggaaaagtcgcttgtgcagctatttgcatgcttatgtcctgaaaagcccatccatactgggactctatgccagcaagtttgttttcctgggctgccatgcgggtgcttaagtcctgcaaagtctgtccaaacacttgttgattgtgttcaaagcttccaaacttcttttgcagaccttccacatctttctgcagtgatcaaattatggaaaacacctgctctagtctgctttcggcAGTCATTGTTccggcagtctccttttttttttaggctagagtatcctgtaataattataggggataactcaggatactctttgcatggaacaagacaactacaggacacagttttataagtggtaaaggtaaagtctatattatcacagagtgattcaaacaggtgcagagagaaactcaagtccacaacacttggtgcaaatatcaaatgcagctcagcagtctataggaaacttcagaggaaaatgcaatcacgcagaaagtctatgaagtacaattattcttgaggatacttgacatgaataagtccttgcttagtccaaaagacagatagatatgcttataaggcagttcaaataatatcttagctcaaccagggaggtctgggtaatagtctcaggttcttgcagagcagcaacagcttacatgtcaagcaaatgcagatggaagtaaacaggagcagcagatgaaggaggattactggaaactggtgtatgcagcaggaactcagtgcagagtagcaggataaccccacaggttcacaggagcaggtatatagccagggagtcaccagaggtcaggagctggatgcaaggcagaatactctagcacagactgaaggctggggtagagttttatagcaggaagacacagtgcacatgagaccaaagacgccatcttggaaaagggcagtaatgcacaaaaaggaaataaaaaatcctgacaatgacccaaatcatgttctctgccggggatagccgagaccctggagaaaatccaactctgggggacgttatgcactttttccacagcgccattaattagtggcgctgtagtttaagtacccttaactaccaccgttaaaaggcgtttgggcggttgttaaggggtttagCTTGCTCTAAATGCTGTCAGTTAGAGTTTGCCAAATGAGCAGGTGATGTCGCTTCACAAACTGATGGAGAGACATAGTTCCTAGTGTCACAGATTTACCAtgacagagaagagccag is a window of Ranitomeya variabilis isolate aRanVar5 chromosome 2, aRanVar5.hap1, whole genome shotgun sequence DNA encoding:
- the LOC143803946 gene encoding protein FAM200C-like, which encodes MAKRKKDEEYRTFQQEWTDEFAFVERAGSPVCLICNDKIASMKWSNIKRHFDTRHASFASKYPAGDSRKKACQELLCKVQASQQQLRVWTQQGDLNSASFVGALAIVRNGKPFTDGEYAKTFMLDVANELFDDFPDKAKIIKRIKDMPLSARTVHDRAIMMANQIEASQVKDINTALFFSLALDESTDVSHISQFSIIARYAVGDTLHEESLAVLPLKGTTRGDDLFKSFTEFTKEKNLPMHKLISVCTDGAPCMVGKNKGFVALLREHEKRPILSFHCILHQEALCAQMFGEQLGEVMSLVIQVVNFIVARALNDRQFKTLLDEVGNNYPGLLLHSNVRWLSRGKVLSRFAACLSEIRTFLEMKNVDHPELSNTEWLLKFFYLVDMTEHLNQLNVKMQGVGNTVLSLQQAVFAFENKLELFIADIETGRLIHFEKLGEFKDACTANDPAQHLDIQQLAGFTSNLLQSFKARFGEFREHTRLFKFITHPHECALDSTDLSYIPGVSIRDFELQAADLKASDMWVNKFKSLNEDLEKLARQQAELASKHKWREMKQLQHADQLIVKTWNALPVTYQTLQRVGIAVLTMFGSTYACEQSFSHLKHIKTNIRSRLTDGSLNACMKLNLTTYEPDYKAISKSMQHQKSH